In Desulfobulbaceae bacterium, the DNA window GATAAATACCATCTCAGGAAAAGGTGCAAGCGCTGACGCGATCATGCCTCTGCCAGGCTCAAAAAAGATTCTTTCGTTAGATAAGTCAGGAAAGGTGATTATCCGCTCTTTTCTTAGTGGTTTGCAAGCGCGAGATATGGCAGTTGAAAAAAATCTCAATGTTCCGCCTGAAGAGGCATTTATCTGCACCCTGTTACATAATCTGGGTAAAATTATTGTTTGTATCTATCTGCCGGAAAAATATCGGGAAATCGAACAGAAAATCAGCAACGGCATGAGTGAAGATGGCGCCTCAAAGGCTATTCTTTCTGATTTGACCTATAATGATGTCGGTCAGGAGGTTGCCAGGTTCTGGAATCTTTCCGAAAAGGCCATCGCCTCTATGGATAATAACCCTCCAAAGCCAGGCAGTAACTATGACACTGAAGGCTATTTGCAGAATTTAGCGCATTTTTCGAATAATTTTGTTGATAAGCTTTGTGATGGATCAGATTTAACCCCACTGATGGATCGCTATGGCGAAATGTTATCGGTTGATGCCGCTGAAGTTGTTGAGAGGGTTCTGAACTGCGTGGAGGTCTCAGAAGATGTGTCCGACTCCATCCGCTACGGTTTGAATAAACTCAAAATTCGCAGCCGCTTAACCAATATTCAGAAAAATGTTGAGAATGGTGTTTTGTCCTCGGCTAAGCCAGTAGGCAAGGTTGATGCAAAGCAGGCTGCTGCTAAAAAAGCGGCTGAAGAACATGAGCACAATCTTGATGGCCTCAATGAGCTGCCAATCAGTACGGACAAATCCGTCGATGACTTTATTCGTGATATTACGGAAACACTCATGGGGCCCTTTGATATTAACGATTTTTATGCCAACCTTCTGGAAGGACTCTATAGGGGCGTTGGTTTTGACCGGGTTATTCTTTCAATTATAAGCGTACAGCCCACTAAAATGTGCTTGGTTGGTCGTTTTGGCCTAGGTGAGGTCGATCCTGCCGGGGTTGGGAAATTTGAGCATGATCTTGCTAAAAGTAGTTACGCAATTCCCCTGGCCTTGAAGGCCTGTAAGGATATGATGATCCCGGCCAACAAGAAGAGTGCCTTTCCTGACGATTTACAATATCTGGTAAAAAACAGGAACGTCTACTTGTTCCCCATTTGTATTGATGGCAAAGGCATCGGGATGATCTATCTGGACAGGAAAGCCGGTCGGCCAAACCTTGATAAGAGCCGCATAAAAACGGTACGATTGTTCAGAGATTTTGCAGTTATGGCGATTCGTAAAATACGTAAAAACAATTAGTGCCTTACAGAGTATTTTCTTGTTTTTTTTACAAGAAAATACTCTGCGAAAGGCACTTATCCCGTTTTATCGGGGTTAGTTTATACTTATTGGCCACGGAATACACGGAAACACACTGAAAGGAAAGTGTCTGGTGAATTAGAAGAGGCACGAATCGAGATTGAATCCCAACAAATAAAACAAGCCAATGCTTTTAGTTTTCCGTGCCATTCTGTGTGGTTCGGTGGCAAAAAACACAAAAATAGTGTCTATTGGGCAGCACCTCAGCTTACATCTTTTCAAGGCGCTCTATCTTTTTTAAGAGAGTCGTGGCAAGGTGTTGAGTGGGCATGTCCTCAGATTGGTTTTTAGCCTGGTTCAGGTGGTATTGTGTATTGTCTTTAGTTCCTTCCAGCCAGAAATAATATCCCAGATGATAATGTGATGCGGCCTGTTGGCCCATCTGTGCTTTAAGATTGCCAACGTTGTAATGTATTCTGGCGTGATCGGGGAATTTGGTTAACAGGCCCTCGTAAAGGAAAAGTGCCTTATCGTTTTCACCTCTTTTCTGATGTGCTAAAGCCAGGTTGTATTGTGT includes these proteins:
- a CDS encoding HDOD domain-containing protein, giving the protein INTISGKGASADAIMPLPGSKKILSLDKSGKVIIRSFLSGLQARDMAVEKNLNVPPEEAFICTLLHNLGKIIVCIYLPEKYREIEQKISNGMSEDGASKAILSDLTYNDVGQEVARFWNLSEKAIASMDNNPPKPGSNYDTEGYLQNLAHFSNNFVDKLCDGSDLTPLMDRYGEMLSVDAAEVVERVLNCVEVSEDVSDSIRYGLNKLKIRSRLTNIQKNVENGVLSSAKPVGKVDAKQAAAKKAAEEHEHNLDGLNELPISTDKSVDDFIRDITETLMGPFDINDFYANLLEGLYRGVGFDRVILSIISVQPTKMCLVGRFGLGEVDPAGVGKFEHDLAKSSYAIPLALKACKDMMIPANKKSAFPDDLQYLVKNRNVYLFPICIDGKGIGMIYLDRKAGRPNLDKSRIKTVRLFRDFAVMAIRKIRKNN